The following proteins come from a genomic window of Solwaraspora sp. WMMA2065:
- a CDS encoding glycogen debranching N-terminal domain-containing protein: MTEGMVSILDGNTFVVSDSQGDIDASPAAPTGLFSFDTRFLSKWQLTIDGERLSSLSVDDLQYFEARFFLVPGEPTHYVDAEMSVIRQRWVGGSFDEEITILNHAQEPVELKVRLEAGSDFADLFEIKDVRNKVGKHYAHVDRDCLRLGYQRESFHRETVISSSEPAAIDEHGLSFTIVVEPHGRWVTHIKVKTTAIGPDGRDLREGMLGQHFDRAKPEMRRELDEWIARAPRLSCECEPLASTYRRSLVDLAALRYTPLSLAGQSVPAAGVPWFATMFGRDSIFTSLQALPFAPELAASTLRLLGGLQGSKLDDFRDEEPGKILHEIRYGESSAFEEQPHTPYFGAADSTPLFVVLLDEYERWSGDVKLVRALEVEARQALCWIDTYGDLLNNGYLWYERRNEETGLENQCWKDSWDAICYRDGRLPGYPRATCELQGYAYDAKMRGARLAREIWHDPGYADQLEREAADLKHRFNRDFWVADGEYFALALDPEGGQVDALSSNIGHLLWSGIVDAGKAKKIAKHLVSPRMFSGWGVRTLAEGEGRFNPIGYHVGTVWPFDNSFIAWGLRKYGFVEESARIADGIINAAQYFNGRLPEAFGGYDRALTKYPVEYPTSCSPQAWSTGATLLLLRTLLGLEPQGEHLVVDPALPISMGRIELLDIPGRWGHIDAFGRGRMDIHRRERQPA, encoded by the coding sequence ATGACCGAGGGAATGGTCAGTATCCTGGACGGTAACACCTTCGTGGTCAGTGACAGTCAGGGCGACATCGACGCCTCTCCGGCGGCACCCACCGGGCTGTTCTCGTTCGACACCCGGTTCCTGTCGAAGTGGCAGCTGACCATTGACGGTGAGCGGTTGTCCTCACTGTCGGTCGATGACCTGCAGTACTTCGAGGCACGGTTTTTCCTGGTGCCCGGCGAGCCGACCCACTACGTCGATGCCGAGATGTCGGTGATCCGGCAGCGCTGGGTGGGCGGCAGCTTCGACGAGGAAATTACCATTCTCAACCATGCCCAGGAGCCGGTGGAGCTGAAAGTCCGGCTGGAGGCGGGCAGTGACTTCGCCGACCTGTTCGAGATCAAGGACGTCCGGAACAAGGTCGGCAAGCACTACGCCCACGTCGACCGGGACTGCCTGCGGCTCGGCTACCAGCGGGAGAGCTTCCACCGGGAGACGGTCATCTCCAGCAGCGAGCCGGCGGCGATCGACGAGCACGGACTCAGCTTCACCATCGTCGTCGAGCCGCACGGCCGGTGGGTCACCCACATCAAGGTGAAGACCACCGCGATCGGTCCGGACGGTCGTGACCTGCGCGAAGGGATGCTCGGTCAGCACTTCGACCGGGCCAAGCCGGAGATGCGCCGGGAACTGGACGAGTGGATCGCCCGGGCACCCCGGCTGTCCTGCGAGTGTGAGCCGCTCGCGTCGACGTACCGGCGGAGCCTGGTGGATCTGGCCGCGCTGCGCTACACCCCGTTGTCGCTGGCCGGCCAGTCGGTGCCGGCCGCCGGTGTGCCGTGGTTCGCCACCATGTTCGGCCGGGACAGCATCTTCACCAGCCTGCAGGCATTGCCGTTCGCTCCGGAGCTGGCGGCGTCTACCCTGCGGCTGCTCGGCGGGTTGCAGGGCAGCAAGCTCGACGACTTCCGGGACGAGGAACCGGGAAAGATCCTGCACGAGATCCGGTACGGCGAGTCGTCGGCCTTCGAGGAGCAGCCGCACACTCCGTACTTCGGAGCAGCCGACTCGACCCCGCTGTTCGTCGTGCTGCTCGACGAGTACGAGCGGTGGAGCGGCGACGTCAAGCTGGTCCGGGCCTTGGAGGTCGAGGCCCGGCAGGCGCTGTGCTGGATCGACACCTACGGTGATCTGCTCAATAACGGCTACCTGTGGTACGAGCGGCGCAACGAGGAGACCGGGCTGGAGAACCAGTGCTGGAAGGACTCCTGGGATGCGATCTGCTACCGCGACGGCCGGCTGCCCGGCTACCCCCGGGCGACCTGTGAGCTGCAGGGGTACGCGTACGACGCCAAGATGCGCGGCGCCCGGCTGGCCCGCGAGATCTGGCACGACCCGGGGTACGCCGACCAGTTGGAGCGGGAGGCGGCCGACCTGAAACATCGGTTCAACCGGGACTTCTGGGTCGCCGACGGGGAGTACTTCGCGCTCGCGCTGGACCCGGAGGGCGGCCAGGTCGACGCGTTGTCGTCGAACATAGGCCACCTGCTGTGGAGCGGCATCGTCGATGCCGGCAAGGCCAAGAAGATCGCCAAGCACCTGGTCAGCCCGCGGATGTTCTCCGGCTGGGGGGTGCGGACCCTTGCCGAGGGGGAGGGCCGGTTCAATCCGATCGGCTACCACGTCGGCACGGTCTGGCCGTTCGACAACTCGTTCATCGCCTGGGGCCTGCGCAAGTACGGCTTCGTCGAGGAGTCGGCCCGGATCGCCGACGGGATCATCAACGCCGCGCAGTACTTCAACGGCCGGCTGCCGGAGGCGTTCGGCGGCTACGACCGGGCGCTGACCAAGTATCCGGTGGAGTATCCGACCTCCTGCAGCCCGCAGGCCTGGTCGACCGGGGCCACCCTGCTGCTGCTGCGGACCCTGCTCGGCCTGGAGCCGCAGGGTGAGCACCTGGTGGTCGACCCGGCGTTGCCGATCAGCATGGGCCGGATCGAACTATTGGACATTCCCGGCAGGTGGGGCCATATCGACGCGTTCGGTCGTGGCCGGATGGACATTCACCGCAGGGAACGCCAGCCGGCCTGA
- a CDS encoding SCP2 sterol-binding domain-containing protein — MPQTTQRAQTTRTASAREPMPATREFFDRLGQKENAALLRQISGTVRFDLAHDEQVDYWFVTFDDGRASLVREQRDAESVLRTDQEVFEGMARGEINPMAAMLRGDIMVLGDLRLLILIERMMPGPPGSHDPRAFARRERTEQ, encoded by the coding sequence ATGCCGCAGACGACGCAGCGGGCGCAGACCACACGGACGGCCTCGGCGCGTGAACCGATGCCGGCGACGCGGGAGTTCTTCGACCGCCTCGGCCAGAAGGAGAACGCGGCGCTGCTGCGGCAGATCTCCGGGACGGTGCGGTTCGACCTGGCACACGACGAACAGGTGGACTACTGGTTCGTCACCTTCGATGACGGCCGGGCCAGCCTGGTGCGCGAGCAGCGGGACGCAGAGAGCGTGCTGCGTACCGATCAGGAGGTCTTCGAAGGGATGGCCCGGGGCGAGATCAACCCGATGGCGGCGATGTTACGCGGCGACATCATGGTGCTCGGCGATCTTCGCCTGCTGATCCTGATCGAGCGGATGATGCCCGGCCCACCCGGTTCCCACGACCCACGCGCGTTCGCCCGGCGGGAGAGGACTGAGCAATGA
- a CDS encoding GNAT family N-acetyltransferase, with protein MLDKRLYHHLVSWLGQWPAGRALQVVGSERRIRPGWDGRPHPVVGVGAPGGAVLSVPPDKVEAVRALTDLPLTDLLAKLPTAVGRPGWRAQRTVFRYCLAPAPLPDAGDWIDSADESLPPWLRQFTNPVLVARDAEGTFLAGVGLKRHGAHGQEIAVGTVPAARDRGLARRLVAQAARRVLDGGAVPTYLHAVGNAASAKVASAAGFRDRGWTAYGISAD; from the coding sequence ATGCTGGACAAGCGTCTCTACCATCATCTGGTCAGCTGGCTGGGCCAGTGGCCGGCCGGCCGGGCGTTGCAGGTGGTCGGCTCGGAGCGGCGGATTCGACCGGGCTGGGACGGCCGACCCCATCCGGTGGTCGGCGTCGGGGCGCCCGGCGGCGCGGTGCTGTCCGTGCCACCCGACAAGGTCGAGGCGGTACGCGCGTTGACCGACCTGCCGCTCACCGATCTGCTGGCCAAGTTGCCCACCGCGGTCGGCCGTCCTGGCTGGCGGGCGCAGCGCACCGTGTTCCGGTACTGTCTGGCGCCGGCGCCGCTGCCCGACGCCGGGGACTGGATCGACTCCGCTGACGAGTCGTTGCCGCCCTGGCTGCGGCAGTTCACCAACCCGGTGCTGGTCGCCCGGGACGCCGAGGGGACGTTCCTGGCCGGGGTCGGGCTGAAGCGGCACGGCGCGCACGGCCAGGAGATCGCGGTCGGCACCGTACCGGCGGCCCGTGATCGTGGTCTGGCCCGCCGGCTGGTCGCCCAGGCCGCCCGTCGGGTGCTCGACGGCGGCGCCGTCCCCACCTACCTGCACGCGGTGGGCAACGCCGCGTCGGCGAAGGTGGCCTCGGCCGCCGGGTTCCGCGACCGGGGCTGGACTGCGTACGGCATCTCCGCCGACTGA